In Nicotiana tabacum cultivar K326 chromosome 11, ASM71507v2, whole genome shotgun sequence, a single window of DNA contains:
- the LOC107816429 gene encoding putative late blight resistance protein homolog R1B-17 isoform X1 — MDLESNILDLIEFIKNEVIIESDLTETLKEGLTFLLPLVRCAAYWISVDEEELRDLLDRIQSLITKARWDLHLTCDIGRSELERVAFDLLKEIWFLKPDIVLVLRFLPKVRYPRYTIGILAGCIESLVFNLEFLLKSRADFVAPVKEKLELVKGNLEYLGGFVSFILKNCIRESNDVDKFWDYVTGVIKEAASCISSLCLAEDSDDCISLILVDLLKSSKPYVEALKVLPSVLSFSWELDAFAKDFVNFILGAQITEELNSRSYLLIYKDRVQKLQNLLWSLLVYILCNEVQKENLIIFDLVFNEFWSFIKSLDNREMDEDLGKEFDLAISHLVQKMEPAASKILQYIIEVKRPIGLRFSQIDSLGCIDLVSQNLLRLLDHSNYSIALAKYQIKFVLAEIKIFKPFLENNVDQQGERKEVLDVCNHMTNLFVIFEYVAAGFLVDKNFSVDLLYTWVKHGDDVIAEIKLFKDIVEFARIFMEKKDAPSDCQTSKPSTPIIDEAVVGLEDQIEILMARVIGGGAELNTIPVIGMPGIGKTTLAKRIYNDRRTSDHFDIRAWCSVSPRHTVSELAQDILISIVDLSNYIYKSKEGKELDYLDILHRQLHRGRYLIVLDEVWDSDIFDELHMCFPDNPNGSRILVTSGRKYEDPLFDEPLLVRLLTPEESWELLQVKYNHLRLCTREEFRKPPIPNENCPAEVGKEIAVNCRGLPLAIVLVAGFLVNLEDDNDWLTITEEAFSSETNRDVGDCNEIIELSYKNMPGYLRQCFLYFAALPMSTEISVSKLTWLWVSEGFLRRDEVKKPEEVAEDYLNDLMGRSLVMEARRDGKQQFQGHHSEPKQGLKKTNLVFNFRSVMQMLIPSRRLELEPG; from the exons ATGGACTTGGAATCTAATATTCTCGATCTTATCGAATTTATTAAAAACGAAGTTATAATCGAAAGTGATCTTACAGAGACGCTTAAGGAGGGATTAACATTTCTGTTACCACTTGTTCGCTGTGCCGCGTATTGGATCAGCGTGGATGAGGAGGAGTTGAGAGATCTTTTGGATCGTATCCAGAGTTTGATCACAAAGGCAAGATGGGACCTTCATTTGACTTGTGATATTGGAAGATCTGAACTGGAACGTGTTGCTTTTGACCTACTTAAAGAGATTTGGTTTCTCAAGCCAGACATTGTTTTAGTCCTTAGATTTCTGCCCAAGGTAAGATATCCTAGATACACGATTGGAATCCTGGCTGGGTGCATCGAATCTCTCGTTTTCAATCTAGAGTTTTTGCTGAAGTCCAGGGCAGATTTTGTTGCTCCTGTGAAGGAAAAACTTGAACTTGTCAAAGGAAATCTAGAGTATCTGGGAGGTTTTGTTTCCTTCATACTTAAGAACTGTATTCGTGAGTCCAACGACGTCGACAAATTCTGGGATTATGTCACAGGTGTAATAAAAGAAGCAGCAAGTTGTATCTCTTCACTTTGTTTGGCAGAGGATTCGGATGattgcattagtttaatccttGTAGATCTACTAAAGAGCAGTAAACCTTATGTTGAAGCCCTGAAAGTTTTACCCTCAGTGCTAAGCTTCAGTTGGGAATTGGATGCCTTTGCAAAGGACTTTGTTAATTTCATCCTAGGAGCGCAGATAACAGAGGAGCTCAATTCCCGGTCTTATCTACTGATCTACAAAGATCGTGTTCAAAAACTCCAAAATTTGCTCTGGTCACTGCTAGTATATATCTTATGCAATGAAGTTCAAAAGGAAAACTTGATAATCTTTGATCTTGTATTCAATGAGTTTTGGTCCTTCATTAAATCATTGGACAACCGAGAAATGGATGAAGATTTGGGCAAAGAATTTGATCTTGCTATATCCCATTTGGTGCAAAAGATGGAGCCCGCGGCATCAAAGATTTTGCAGTATATTATCGAGGTAAAAAGGCCAATTGGATTGCGCTTTTCCCAGATTGATAGTTTGGGATGTATAGATTTGGTATCGCAGAATTTGCTGAGATTGTTGGATCATAGTAATTATTCAATTGCTTTGGCAAAATATCAGATTAAATTTGTACTGGCTGAGATTAAaattttcaaaccttttctcGAAAATAATGTTGACCAACAAGGAGAGCGTAAGGAAGTGTTAGATGTTTGCAATCATATGACCAATTTATTTGTCATATTTGAGTATGTTGCTGCAGGATTCTTGGTTGATAAAAACTTCTCGGTTGATCTTCTTTACACATGGGTTAAACATGGAGACGATGTCATTGCAGAAATTAAGCTTTTCAAGGACATTGTTGAATTTGCGCGTATCTTCATGGAAAAAAAGGATGCCCCAAGTGATTGTCAAACATCAAAACCTAGCACTCCAATCATTGATGAAGCAGTTGTAGGCTTGGAGGACCAGATAGAAATATTAATGGCACGGGTAATTGGTGGAGGGGCAGAGCTTAATACCATTCCTGTCATTGGCATGCCAGGGATTGGTAAGACAACACTCGCCAAAAGAATTTACAATGACAGAAGAACTTCAGATCACTTTGATATTCGAGCATGGTGTTCCGTTTCTCCTAGACATACGGTGAGTGAATTGGCCCAAGATATTTTAATTTCTATCGTTGATCTGAGCAATTATATTTACAAGTCAAAGGAGGGGAAGGAGCTAGATTATCTTGATATTTTACACAGACAATTACATAGAGGAAGATACCTCATCGTTTTAGATGAAGTGTGGGATTCTGATATATTTGATGAGTTGCACATGTGCTTTCCGGATAATCCTAATGGAAGCAGAATTCTTGTTACCAGCGGCCGAAAATATGAGGATCCATTGTTTGATGAACCTCTTTTGGTTCGCTTGTTGACTCCGGAAGAGAGTTGGGAGCTATTACAAGTGAAGTATAATCACCTTCGCTTATGTACTCGAGAAGAATTTCGCAAACCCCCAATTCCAAATGAGAACTGTCCTGCTGAAGTTGGAAAGGAAATTGCCGTAAATTGTCGAGGGCTACCTCTGGCCATTGTTTTGGTAGCTGGGTTTCTTGTCAATTTAGAGGACGACAACGATTGGCTAACCATTACTGAAGAGGCATTTAGTTCAGAAACTAATCGTGATGTAGGAGACTGCAATGAAATAATAGAATTGAGCTACAAAAATATGCCTGGTTATCTAAGACAATGTTTTCTATATTTTGCGGCATTACCAATGAGTACAGAAATTTCAGTTTCAAAACTAACATGGTTATGGGTTAGTGAAGGATTTTTACGAAGAGATGAGGTGAAGAAACCAGAGGAAGTAGCTGAAGATTACCTGAATGATCTTATGGGGAGGAGCCTTGTAATGGAGGCCAGAAGAGATGGCAAACAGCAATTTCAAGGTCATCATTCAGAACCCAAACAGGGACTGAAGAAAACTAATCTCGTCTTCAATTTCCGCTCAGTT ATGCAAATGTTGATTCCGAGCCGCAGACTTGAGCTAGAGCCAGGGTAG
- the LOC107816429 gene encoding putative late blight resistance protein homolog R1B-17 isoform X2 yields MDLESNILDLIEFIKNEVIIESDLTETLKEGLTFLLPLVRCAAYWISVDEEELRDLLDRIQSLITKARWDLHLTCDIGRSELERVAFDLLKEIWFLKPDIVLVLRFLPKVRYPRYTIGILAGCIESLVFNLEFLLKSRADFVAPVKEKLELVKGNLEYLGGFVSFILKNCIRESNDVDKFWDYVTGVIKEAASCISSLCLAEDSDDCISLILVDLLKSSKPYVEALKVLPSVLSFSWELDAFAKDFVNFILGAQITEELNSRSYLLIYKDRVQKLQNLLWSLLVYILCNEVQKENLIIFDLVFNEFWSFIKSLDNREMDEDLGKEFDLAISHLVQKMEPAASKILQYIIEVKRPIGLRFSQIDSLGCIDLVSQNLLRLLDHSNYSIALAKYQIKFVLAEIKIFKPFLENNVDQQGERKEVLDVCNHMTNLFVIFEYVAAGFLVDKNFSVDLLYTWVKHGDDVIAEIKLFKDIVEFARIFMEKKDAPSDCQTSKPSTPIIDEAVVGLEDQIEILMARVIGGGAELNTIPVIGMPGIGKTTLAKRIYNDRRTSDHFDIRAWCSVSPRHTVSELAQDILISIVDLSNYIYKSKEGKELDYLDILHRQLHRGRYLIVLDEVWDSDIFDELHMCFPDNPNGSRILVTSGRKYEDPLFDEPLLVRLLTPEESWELLQVKYNHLRLCTREEFRKPPIPNENCPAEVGKEIAVNCRGLPLAIVLVAGFLVNLEDDNDWLTITEEAFSSETNRDVGDCNEIIELSYKNMPGYLRQCFLYFAALPMSTEISVSKLTWLWVSEGFLRRDEVKKPEEVAEDYLNDLMGRSLVMEARRDGKQQFQGHHSEPKQGLKKTNLVFNFRSVLC; encoded by the exons ATGGACTTGGAATCTAATATTCTCGATCTTATCGAATTTATTAAAAACGAAGTTATAATCGAAAGTGATCTTACAGAGACGCTTAAGGAGGGATTAACATTTCTGTTACCACTTGTTCGCTGTGCCGCGTATTGGATCAGCGTGGATGAGGAGGAGTTGAGAGATCTTTTGGATCGTATCCAGAGTTTGATCACAAAGGCAAGATGGGACCTTCATTTGACTTGTGATATTGGAAGATCTGAACTGGAACGTGTTGCTTTTGACCTACTTAAAGAGATTTGGTTTCTCAAGCCAGACATTGTTTTAGTCCTTAGATTTCTGCCCAAGGTAAGATATCCTAGATACACGATTGGAATCCTGGCTGGGTGCATCGAATCTCTCGTTTTCAATCTAGAGTTTTTGCTGAAGTCCAGGGCAGATTTTGTTGCTCCTGTGAAGGAAAAACTTGAACTTGTCAAAGGAAATCTAGAGTATCTGGGAGGTTTTGTTTCCTTCATACTTAAGAACTGTATTCGTGAGTCCAACGACGTCGACAAATTCTGGGATTATGTCACAGGTGTAATAAAAGAAGCAGCAAGTTGTATCTCTTCACTTTGTTTGGCAGAGGATTCGGATGattgcattagtttaatccttGTAGATCTACTAAAGAGCAGTAAACCTTATGTTGAAGCCCTGAAAGTTTTACCCTCAGTGCTAAGCTTCAGTTGGGAATTGGATGCCTTTGCAAAGGACTTTGTTAATTTCATCCTAGGAGCGCAGATAACAGAGGAGCTCAATTCCCGGTCTTATCTACTGATCTACAAAGATCGTGTTCAAAAACTCCAAAATTTGCTCTGGTCACTGCTAGTATATATCTTATGCAATGAAGTTCAAAAGGAAAACTTGATAATCTTTGATCTTGTATTCAATGAGTTTTGGTCCTTCATTAAATCATTGGACAACCGAGAAATGGATGAAGATTTGGGCAAAGAATTTGATCTTGCTATATCCCATTTGGTGCAAAAGATGGAGCCCGCGGCATCAAAGATTTTGCAGTATATTATCGAGGTAAAAAGGCCAATTGGATTGCGCTTTTCCCAGATTGATAGTTTGGGATGTATAGATTTGGTATCGCAGAATTTGCTGAGATTGTTGGATCATAGTAATTATTCAATTGCTTTGGCAAAATATCAGATTAAATTTGTACTGGCTGAGATTAAaattttcaaaccttttctcGAAAATAATGTTGACCAACAAGGAGAGCGTAAGGAAGTGTTAGATGTTTGCAATCATATGACCAATTTATTTGTCATATTTGAGTATGTTGCTGCAGGATTCTTGGTTGATAAAAACTTCTCGGTTGATCTTCTTTACACATGGGTTAAACATGGAGACGATGTCATTGCAGAAATTAAGCTTTTCAAGGACATTGTTGAATTTGCGCGTATCTTCATGGAAAAAAAGGATGCCCCAAGTGATTGTCAAACATCAAAACCTAGCACTCCAATCATTGATGAAGCAGTTGTAGGCTTGGAGGACCAGATAGAAATATTAATGGCACGGGTAATTGGTGGAGGGGCAGAGCTTAATACCATTCCTGTCATTGGCATGCCAGGGATTGGTAAGACAACACTCGCCAAAAGAATTTACAATGACAGAAGAACTTCAGATCACTTTGATATTCGAGCATGGTGTTCCGTTTCTCCTAGACATACGGTGAGTGAATTGGCCCAAGATATTTTAATTTCTATCGTTGATCTGAGCAATTATATTTACAAGTCAAAGGAGGGGAAGGAGCTAGATTATCTTGATATTTTACACAGACAATTACATAGAGGAAGATACCTCATCGTTTTAGATGAAGTGTGGGATTCTGATATATTTGATGAGTTGCACATGTGCTTTCCGGATAATCCTAATGGAAGCAGAATTCTTGTTACCAGCGGCCGAAAATATGAGGATCCATTGTTTGATGAACCTCTTTTGGTTCGCTTGTTGACTCCGGAAGAGAGTTGGGAGCTATTACAAGTGAAGTATAATCACCTTCGCTTATGTACTCGAGAAGAATTTCGCAAACCCCCAATTCCAAATGAGAACTGTCCTGCTGAAGTTGGAAAGGAAATTGCCGTAAATTGTCGAGGGCTACCTCTGGCCATTGTTTTGGTAGCTGGGTTTCTTGTCAATTTAGAGGACGACAACGATTGGCTAACCATTACTGAAGAGGCATTTAGTTCAGAAACTAATCGTGATGTAGGAGACTGCAATGAAATAATAGAATTGAGCTACAAAAATATGCCTGGTTATCTAAGACAATGTTTTCTATATTTTGCGGCATTACCAATGAGTACAGAAATTTCAGTTTCAAAACTAACATGGTTATGGGTTAGTGAAGGATTTTTACGAAGAGATGAGGTGAAGAAACCAGAGGAAGTAGCTGAAGATTACCTGAATGATCTTATGGGGAGGAGCCTTGTAATGGAGGCCAGAAGAGATGGCAAACAGCAATTTCAAGGTCATCATTCAGAACCCAAACAGGGACTGAAGAAAACTAATCTCGTCTTCAATTTCCGCTCAGTT CTTTGTTGA
- the LOC142166152 gene encoding uncharacterized protein LOC142166152, with protein MDLACKMFVFHLDSMLFRINSEGIEFIVDLKKRTCDCLEFQLDELLCPHAIDVINKRYLQKSDYCSNWYSRKTWLKTYEGYVNTVGDQKALEIPQNVQSEITKPLDVEILQERRQKKRHIPATESSVPFKSTKCSRSKQVGHNRTICLSSPTPHPYSKKHTEKYSKLQ; from the exons ATGGACTTGGCTTGCAAAATGTtt gTGTTCCACCTTGACTCAATGTTGTTTAGAATAAATAGTGAAGGAATTGAATTCATTGTGgacttaaagaagagaacttgtgactgcctggaattccaacttgatgaattACTCTGTCCACATGCAATTGATGTTATTAATAAGAGATATTTGCAGAAATCtgattactgctcaaattggtatTCAAGGAAAACATGGTTGAAAACATATGAAGGATATGTGAATACCGTGGGAGATCAAAAAGCATTGGAAATACCACAAAATGTACAATCTGAGATCACAAAACCTCTCGATGTAGAGATTTTACAAGAAAGGAGACAAAAGAAGAGGCATATACCTGCGACTGAATCATCAGTACCATTCAAGTCTACCAAATGCAGTCGATCTAAACAAGTTGGGCATAACAGAACAATTTGCTTGTCTTCTCCAACACCTCATCCATATTCCAAGAAACATACTGAAAAATACTCCAAGCTTCAATAA